From a single Clostridium isatidis genomic region:
- the hisS gene encoding histidine--tRNA ligase: MLMEIQAPKGTKDILPQDAYKWQYVEGILREVSKAFGVREIRTPIFEHTELFLRGVGETTDIVQKEMYTFKDKGDRSITLKPEGTAPSVRAFIENRLFNEAQPTKLYYIIPCFRYENVQKGRLRQFHQYGIEMFGSKEPSMDAEVISLAMEALKRLGLKSLSLNINNLGCPKCRPKYNEALKSYLQENYDDLCDVCKTRFEKNPMRILDCKEKSCNKITKNAPIILDYICDECNDHFTEVKKYLDALNIKYKIDPGIVRGLDYYTKTIFEILNEDFTVCGGGRYDKLIEEIGGPEMPAVGFGMGLERLIMTLEQEGIEIPNEGYIDLYIGSRGDKAKMEAFILAKKLRELGIKTEINHMGRSVKAEMKYANKIGALYTTILGDDELENNTLKLKRMSDGEQFEASLNNIESIKNVLK, translated from the coding sequence ATATTAATGGAAATCCAAGCACCAAAAGGGACCAAGGATATACTTCCACAAGATGCTTATAAGTGGCAATATGTAGAGGGAATATTAAGAGAAGTTTCAAAAGCTTTTGGGGTAAGAGAAATTAGAACCCCAATATTTGAGCATACTGAGTTATTTTTAAGAGGAGTTGGGGAAACAACTGATATTGTCCAAAAGGAAATGTATACTTTTAAAGATAAAGGCGATAGAAGTATTACTTTAAAACCAGAAGGAACAGCACCTTCTGTAAGGGCTTTTATTGAAAATAGACTTTTTAACGAAGCACAGCCAACAAAGCTTTATTATATTATTCCATGCTTTAGATATGAAAATGTGCAAAAGGGAAGGCTTAGACAATTCCATCAATATGGAATTGAAATGTTTGGTTCAAAAGAACCATCCATGGATGCTGAAGTAATTTCCTTAGCAATGGAAGCTTTAAAGAGATTGGGGCTTAAAAGTTTAAGTTTAAATATTAATAATTTAGGATGCCCAAAATGTAGACCAAAGTATAATGAAGCATTAAAAAGTTATTTACAAGAAAATTATGATGATTTATGTGATGTTTGCAAAACAAGATTTGAAAAAAATCCAATGAGAATTCTTGACTGTAAGGAGAAAAGTTGTAATAAAATAACTAAAAATGCTCCAATAATTTTAGATTATATTTGTGATGAGTGTAACGATCATTTTACAGAAGTAAAAAAATATTTAGATGCGCTAAATATTAAATATAAAATAGATCCGGGTATTGTTAGAGGATTAGACTATTATACTAAAACTATTTTTGAAATTTTAAACGAAGACTTTACAGTTTGCGGCGGTGGAAGATACGATAAACTTATTGAAGAAATAGGCGGTCCTGAAATGCCGGCTGTAGGCTTTGGAATGGGGTTAGAAAGGCTTATAATGACTTTAGAGCAAGAAGGTATAGAAATACCTAACGAAGGATATATAGACCTTTATATAGGTTCTAGAGGAGATAAGGCTAAAATGGAAGCCTTTATTTTAGCCAAAAAGCTTAGAGAACTTGGAATAAAAACAGAAATAAATCATATGGGCAGAAGTGTTAAGGCAGAAATGAAGTATGCAAATAAAATAGGTGCCTTGTACACTACAATATTAGGTGATGATGAACTTGAAAATAATACTCTAAAACTTAAGAGAATGAGTGATGGAGAACAATTTGAAGCAAGTTTAAATAATATAGAAAGTATTAAAAACGTTCTAAAGTAG
- a CDS encoding coproporphyrinogen III oxidase, whose protein sequence is MKVTIKLNDLKYRYDVYQMFNIYYPLNEIKFEEEGEYIVNIFEGKADFKYENYYKEIIISENIKDDVKKLVFSSLKDITGDYYPWGTLVGIRPSKIALKNLEEGYSEEKIIDIFQEKYLASEEKAKLCIEIAKKEKIFVNRDKRNIAIYVGMAFCPTRCLYCSFTANPIGSNKKNINPYLNALSYEISEMEKYINERNLNIESVYFGGGTPTSVNNKDFEFIMEKIYNNFILNRNVKEFTVECGRPDSITVEKLEIMKKYNTTRISINPQTMNDKTLKMIGRGHTSKEVIEVFKIARRLGFDDINMDIIIGLPGEGISEVNHTVKEVLKLKPDSLTVHGLSLKRASILHENFILKKGIQIKKQNELSEMYEASRNLAKDLGLEPYYMYRQKNMVGNMENIGYCKRGKENLYNIEMIEDKQTIIALGADAVSKVVFLDTNRIERCANVKDVKEYVNRIRELVEEKKKLLDTLYLK, encoded by the coding sequence ATGAAAGTAACTATTAAATTAAATGATTTGAAATATAGATATGATGTTTATCAAATGTTTAATATATATTATCCTTTGAATGAAATAAAATTTGAAGAAGAGGGAGAGTATATTGTAAATATTTTTGAAGGGAAAGCAGATTTTAAATATGAGAATTATTATAAAGAAATTATTATAAGCGAAAATATTAAAGATGACGTTAAGAAACTAGTTTTCTCTTCATTAAAAGATATAACTGGAGATTACTATCCCTGGGGAACTTTAGTAGGAATAAGGCCTTCTAAAATTGCATTAAAGAATTTAGAAGAGGGATATAGTGAAGAAAAAATTATTGATATTTTTCAAGAAAAATATTTAGCTTCAGAAGAAAAAGCAAAACTATGTATAGAAATTGCTAAAAAAGAAAAGATTTTTGTAAATAGAGATAAAAGAAATATAGCTATATATGTAGGCATGGCTTTTTGTCCTACAAGATGCTTATATTGTTCCTTTACGGCTAACCCAATAGGAAGTAATAAGAAAAACATAAATCCATATTTAAATGCTTTAAGTTATGAAATCTCTGAAATGGAAAAGTATATTAACGAAAGAAATTTAAATATTGAAAGTGTATATTTTGGGGGAGGCACACCAACATCAGTAAATAACAAAGATTTTGAATTTATAATGGAAAAAATATATAATAACTTTATATTAAATAGAAATGTTAAGGAATTTACTGTAGAATGTGGTAGGCCTGATAGCATAACTGTTGAAAAACTGGAAATAATGAAGAAATATAATACAACAAGAATAAGCATTAATCCTCAAACAATGAATGACAAAACCTTAAAAATGATAGGAAGAGGTCATACATCAAAGGAAGTTATTGAAGTATTTAAAATTGCAAGAAGGCTTGGATTTGATGATATTAATATGGATATAATTATTGGATTACCTGGAGAAGGAATAAGTGAAGTTAATCATACAGTAAAAGAAGTACTTAAGTTAAAACCAGACAGTTTAACAGTCCATGGTTTGTCTTTAAAAAGAGCATCAATTTTACATGAGAATTTTATATTAAAGAAAGGGATTCAAATAAAAAAGCAGAATGAACTTTCAGAAATGTATGAAGCAAGCAGAAATCTAGCAAAAGATTTAGGCTTAGAACCGTATTATATGTACAGACAAAAAAATATGGTAGGAAATATGGAGAATATCGGATACTGTAAAAGGGGTAAAGAAAATTTATATAATATTGAAATGATCGAAGATAAACAAACAATAATTGCATTAGGAGCAGATGCTGTTTCAAAAGTGGTATTCTTAGATACTAATAGAATTGAGAGATGCGCCAATGTTAAGGATGTTAAAGAGTATGTAAATAGAATAAGAGAATTGGTTGAGGAAAAAAAGAAGTTGTTAGATACACTTTATTTAAAATAG
- the aspS gene encoding aspartate--tRNA ligase encodes MGEALNGLKRSMMCGEVRETNVSQKITLMGWVQRNRKLGGLQFIDLRDRTGIMQIVFGEEINAEAFEKAKGVRPEYCIAVTGEVVLREAPNENLPTGLVELKCESLKVLSESETPPIYIKEGLDADERIRLKYRYLDLRRPDMQRIFMIRNKATKAVRDYLDNNGFLDIETPMLTKSTPEGARDYLVPSRNYPGMFYALPQSPQIFKQLLMVSGFDKYYQIVKCFRDEDLRANRQPEFTQVDLEMSFVDQDDVMALNEGLIAHVFKEVAGVDVKLPIKRMKYKEAMEKYGSDKPDLRFGMEIMNITEDVKDLDFVVFKSAIENGGSVRALCLKGGANLGRKQIDKLAEFVKTYKAKGLAWLQIKEDGVKSSIAKFLTEEVTNSIVKTTKAEAGDAILIVADKDSVVLQSLGALRLHLAKEFDLIKDKNEFNFTWITEFPLLEYDEEEGRYSAAHHPFTSPMDEDIDLLETNPGAVRAKAYDLVLNGEELGGGSIRIHDSALQKRMFKALGFTEESAQERFGFLIDAFKFGPPPHGGLAFGLDRMIMFLAGTENIKDVIAFPKNQNAFDYLSEAPNIVDKKQLDELGIEIAKKEN; translated from the coding sequence ATGGGTGAGGCTTTAAATGGCTTAAAAAGATCCATGATGTGTGGAGAAGTTAGAGAAACAAATGTATCTCAAAAAATTACATTAATGGGATGGGTTCAAAGAAATAGAAAATTAGGTGGATTGCAATTTATTGATTTAAGAGATAGAACTGGAATTATGCAAATAGTTTTTGGTGAAGAAATAAATGCTGAGGCTTTTGAAAAAGCTAAAGGTGTAAGACCAGAATATTGCATTGCAGTAACTGGAGAAGTTGTATTAAGAGAAGCACCAAATGAAAATTTGCCTACTGGACTTGTTGAATTGAAATGTGAAAGTTTAAAGGTACTTTCAGAATCAGAAACGCCTCCAATATATATTAAAGAAGGCTTGGATGCAGATGAAAGAATAAGACTTAAATATAGATATTTAGATCTTAGAAGACCGGATATGCAAAGAATATTTATGATAAGAAATAAAGCAACAAAGGCAGTACGTGATTATTTAGATAATAATGGATTTTTAGATATTGAAACTCCAATGTTGACTAAGAGTACTCCAGAAGGAGCAAGGGACTATCTTGTACCTTCAAGAAATTATCCAGGAATGTTTTATGCACTTCCTCAATCTCCTCAAATATTTAAGCAATTATTAATGGTTTCAGGATTTGATAAATACTATCAAATAGTAAAATGTTTTAGAGATGAGGATTTAAGAGCCAATAGACAGCCTGAATTTACACAAGTGGATTTAGAAATGAGTTTTGTTGATCAAGATGATGTAATGGCTTTAAATGAAGGATTAATAGCTCATGTATTTAAAGAAGTTGCTGGAGTTGATGTTAAGCTTCCAATTAAGAGAATGAAGTATAAAGAAGCTATGGAAAAATATGGATCAGACAAACCGGATTTAAGATTTGGAATGGAAATAATGAATATTACAGAAGATGTAAAAGATTTAGATTTTGTTGTATTTAAATCTGCAATAGAAAATGGCGGTTCTGTTAGAGCATTGTGCTTGAAAGGCGGAGCAAATCTTGGAAGAAAACAAATTGATAAATTAGCTGAATTTGTTAAAACTTATAAAGCAAAGGGATTAGCTTGGCTTCAAATTAAAGAAGATGGTGTTAAATCTTCAATAGCTAAATTCTTAACTGAAGAAGTTACAAATTCAATAGTTAAAACTACAAAGGCAGAAGCTGGAGATGCAATACTTATTGTAGCTGATAAAGATTCTGTAGTATTACAAAGTTTAGGAGCTTTAAGATTACATTTAGCTAAAGAATTTGATTTAATTAAAGATAAAAATGAATTTAACTTTACTTGGATTACAGAATTCCCACTTCTTGAATATGATGAAGAAGAAGGAAGATATTCAGCTGCTCATCATCCATTTACATCACCAATGGATGAAGATATAGATTTATTAGAGACTAATCCAGGAGCTGTTAGAGCTAAAGCTTATGATTTAGTATTAAATGGTGAGGAATTAGGTGGAGGATCAATAAGAATTCATGATTCGGCCCTTCAAAAGAGAATGTTTAAAGCTTTAGGATTTACGGAAGAATCTGCTCAAGAGAGATTTGGTTTCTTAATAGATGCTTTTAAATTTGGACCACCACCACACGGAGGTTTAGCCTTTGGATTA
- a CDS encoding MBL fold metallo-hydrolase yields MKVETLTVGRMEENCYLIIDENTNKAALIDPGAGADYIAEKIEDYGVDLEAILLTHCHFDHNGAVDALKAKFDAEVYLNEAEAEYMNMDTSGLFTKLECKYKYVTEGENVTVGTLNFKPIFTPGHTVGGTCYLVEDKLFSGDTLFKGSIGRTDFPGGSFHDLINNIKNKLMILDNNVDVYPGHGDKSTILEERNNNPFLA; encoded by the coding sequence ATGAAGGTTGAAACTTTAACAGTAGGTAGAATGGAGGAAAATTGTTATCTAATAATAGATGAAAATACAAATAAGGCTGCACTTATAGATCCAGGTGCTGGAGCAGATTATATAGCAGAAAAAATAGAAGATTATGGTGTAGACTTAGAAGCAATATTATTAACGCATTGCCATTTCGATCATAATGGAGCTGTTGATGCTCTAAAGGCTAAATTTGATGCAGAAGTATATTTAAATGAGGCTGAAGCTGAATATATGAATATGGATACTTCAGGACTTTTTACTAAATTAGAATGTAAGTATAAATATGTAACTGAAGGTGAAAATGTTACTGTAGGAACATTAAACTTTAAACCTATTTTTACTCCAGGGCATACTGTAGGAGGAACCTGCTATTTAGTAGAAGATAAATTATTTAGCGGTGATACTTTATTTAAAGGTTCAATAGGAAGAACAGATTTTCCAGGTGGAAGCTTTCATGATCTTATAAATAATATTAAAAATAAGTTAATGATTTTAGATAACAATGTTGATGTATATCCAGGCCATGGAGATAAATCAACAATATTGGAGGAAAGGAACAATAATCCTTTTCTAGCTTAA